In the genome of Gemmatimonadaceae bacterium, one region contains:
- a CDS encoding dihydroorotate dehydrogenase → MNHAASPLVIEAAGLRFQNPVVLASGTAAYGRELAGVVDLAALGGIVTKAVSVEPRRGAPAPRVAEWDGGMVNAVGLANPGVDRVRAEELPWLAANVRGPRVLVNVVGRAVEDFASVAAALDGEQGFDAFELNVSCPNVRAGGLEFGADETSLRAVVSGCRAATRRPLFVKLSPTLGDIAAAARVAVDAGADGITLVNTLPGLVIDVDNRRPTLGFGSGGVSGHGLLPVGVLATAKVRKAVSVPLIGVGGVSSAEDALQYMIAGASLVGVGTAALRDPRLPERIVRDLGKWCRRNGVASIAEIVGSLAWPA, encoded by the coding sequence GTGAATCACGCGGCATCTCCGCTGGTGATCGAGGCGGCGGGGCTGCGATTTCAAAATCCTGTAGTGCTCGCATCGGGCACGGCCGCGTACGGACGCGAGCTAGCCGGCGTCGTCGATCTGGCCGCGCTCGGCGGAATCGTCACCAAGGCCGTGAGCGTCGAGCCGCGTCGCGGGGCGCCGGCGCCCCGTGTGGCGGAGTGGGACGGCGGAATGGTCAACGCCGTCGGGCTCGCGAACCCGGGAGTCGACCGCGTGCGCGCCGAAGAGCTGCCGTGGCTCGCGGCCAACGTTCGCGGACCGCGCGTTCTCGTGAACGTCGTGGGGCGCGCCGTGGAAGACTTCGCGAGCGTGGCCGCCGCGCTCGACGGAGAGCAGGGCTTCGACGCGTTCGAGCTCAACGTGAGCTGCCCGAACGTCAGGGCCGGCGGTCTTGAGTTCGGCGCGGACGAGACGTCGCTGCGCGCCGTCGTGTCGGGGTGCAGGGCGGCAACGCGCCGGCCGCTGTTCGTGAAGCTGTCGCCCACGCTCGGCGACATCGCCGCGGCCGCGCGGGTCGCCGTCGACGCCGGCGCCGACGGGATCACGCTCGTCAACACGCTGCCGGGCCTCGTGATCGACGTCGACAACAGACGGCCCACGCTCGGCTTCGGCAGCGGTGGCGTGAGCGGTCACGGGCTGCTGCCCGTCGGAGTGCTGGCGACCGCGAAAGTGCGCAAGGCCGTGAGCGTGCCGCTGATCGGAGTCGGCGGCGTATCGAGCGCGGAGGATGCGCTGCAGTACATGATCGCGGGGGCGTCGCTGGTCGGAGTAGGAACCGCCGCATTGCGCGACCCGCGGCTGCCTGAGCGGATCGTTCGCGATCTCGGGAAGTGGTGCCGCCGGAACGGCGTCGCGTCGATAGCGGAGATCGTCGGATCGCTCGCGTGGCCGGCGTGA
- a CDS encoding N-acetylmuramoyl-L-alanine amidase: MIAALAVLLQISAAAPVSGAPPSHITVRTASSTGAAPIVRTGTGAYVGASSLTRALGGSVTPAQSGRFAVTIRGSTVSFVEGVPFARVDSVILPMSGAPYSAGGAVYLPLHFVTELLPRIATGLFYDVAMSEMRVFNTVVQTRAPPPPAEERTAPVTTTALEVPPSTPRPRRTTQRKVVIDAGHGGPDNGMTGPMGSGPRIYEKHITLQVSRLVAEMLRGEGIQVVMTRTRDTLIALSDRGRIANRNRADLFISVHVNAAPTTWRNAAQVGRGFETYFLAEAKTEEARRVEAMENESVKFETGANAPKGDPLSFIINDMAQNEHLRESMDLAESIQSGLLRIHPGPNRGVKQANFAVLRTSFMPAVLVEIGFGTNPEEAAFMSDRAKQRLIARAIADGALEYLDHYEQRIGGSR, encoded by the coding sequence ATGATCGCCGCCCTGGCCGTACTGCTGCAGATATCGGCCGCAGCTCCCGTCTCCGGCGCGCCGCCGTCGCACATCACCGTCCGAACCGCGTCGTCCACGGGCGCCGCGCCGATCGTCCGCACCGGTACCGGCGCGTACGTCGGCGCGAGCTCGCTCACGCGCGCGCTCGGCGGATCGGTTACGCCCGCCCAGAGCGGACGCTTCGCCGTGACCATCCGCGGATCGACGGTGAGCTTCGTGGAAGGCGTGCCGTTCGCGCGCGTGGATTCGGTGATCCTGCCGATGAGCGGAGCGCCCTACAGCGCCGGCGGTGCGGTGTATCTCCCGCTGCACTTCGTGACGGAGCTGTTGCCGCGGATCGCCACGGGGCTGTTCTACGACGTAGCGATGTCGGAGATGCGCGTGTTCAACACCGTGGTGCAGACGAGGGCTCCGCCCCCGCCGGCCGAAGAGCGGACCGCGCCCGTGACGACGACGGCGCTCGAGGTTCCGCCGAGCACGCCGCGCCCGCGCCGCACGACCCAGCGGAAGGTCGTGATCGACGCCGGCCACGGCGGTCCGGACAACGGCATGACCGGTCCCATGGGCTCCGGCCCCAGGATCTACGAGAAGCACATCACGCTCCAGGTGTCGCGGCTCGTCGCGGAGATGCTGCGGGGCGAAGGCATCCAGGTCGTCATGACGCGCACGCGCGACACGCTGATCGCGCTGTCCGACCGCGGCCGGATCGCCAACCGCAACCGGGCCGACCTGTTCATTTCCGTGCACGTCAACGCCGCGCCCACCACCTGGCGGAACGCCGCCCAGGTGGGGCGGGGCTTCGAGACGTATTTTCTCGCCGAAGCCAAAACGGAAGAGGCGCGGCGAGTGGAAGCGATGGAGAACGAGTCGGTCAAGTTCGAGACGGGCGCGAACGCTCCCAAGGGCGATCCGCTCAGCTTCATCATCAACGACATGGCGCAGAACGAGCACCTGCGGGAGTCGATGGATCTGGCGGAAAGCATCCAGTCGGGGCTGCTGCGCATTCACCCGGGTCCGAACCGGGGCGTGAAGCAGGCCAACTTCGCCGTGCTGCGCACGTCGTTCATGCCCGCGGTCCTGGTCGAGATCGGCTTCGGCACAAACCCCGAGGAAGCGGCCTTCATGAGCGATCGGGCCAAGCAGCGGTTGATCGCGCGCGCGATCGCAGACGGCGCGCTGGAGTACCTCGACCACTATGAGCAGCGGATAGGCGGCAGCAGGTGA
- the trxB gene encoding thioredoxin-disulfide reductase, with product MSKTDEYEVLIVGAGPAGMTAAMYCGRAMLRTVVLERGLPGGELLNTEVIEDYPGFEHILGWELAQKFESHAKKFGAEFVQETVNCVRKLDDGTFEADTESGTVYRAPTVILTAGGTPVKLGIPGELEYAGKGVSYCAICDGAFFKDQTITVVGGGDAAVEEADFLTRYAEKVYLIHRRDELRASKILQKRLFENPKITVIWDTVVEKIEGDAQGLVTNLKVRDVKTHEERDLAATGIFVFIGFRPNTGIIEGHVDHDELGYMLTDQNMETSMKGLFAAGDLRAQLTRQVTTAAGDGTTAAIAAEKYLKGLKDEGGVPMIVRTGGYAV from the coding sequence TTGAGTAAGACAGACGAATACGAGGTATTGATAGTTGGAGCCGGGCCGGCCGGAATGACCGCCGCGATGTACTGCGGGCGAGCGATGCTGCGCACGGTCGTGCTCGAGCGCGGGCTCCCCGGCGGCGAGCTGCTGAACACCGAAGTCATCGAGGATTACCCGGGCTTCGAGCACATCCTCGGCTGGGAGCTGGCGCAGAAGTTCGAGAGCCACGCCAAGAAGTTCGGCGCGGAGTTCGTGCAGGAGACGGTGAACTGCGTGCGCAAGCTGGACGACGGCACTTTCGAGGCCGACACCGAGAGCGGCACGGTGTACCGCGCGCCGACTGTCATTCTCACGGCCGGCGGAACGCCGGTGAAGCTCGGGATTCCCGGAGAGCTGGAGTACGCCGGTAAGGGCGTCTCGTACTGCGCCATCTGCGACGGCGCGTTCTTCAAGGATCAGACGATCACCGTCGTCGGAGGCGGAGACGCGGCGGTCGAAGAAGCCGACTTCCTCACGCGCTATGCGGAGAAGGTTTACCTCATCCACCGGCGCGACGAGCTGCGCGCGTCCAAGATCCTGCAGAAGCGGCTGTTCGAGAATCCGAAGATCACGGTGATCTGGGACACCGTCGTCGAGAAGATCGAGGGTGACGCGCAGGGACTCGTGACGAACCTCAAGGTGCGCGACGTCAAGACGCACGAGGAGCGCGACCTCGCCGCCACCGGCATCTTCGTGTTCATAGGGTTTCGCCCGAACACCGGCATCATCGAAGGTCACGTGGACCACGACGAGCTCGGCTACATGCTGACGGACCAGAACATGGAGACGTCGATGAAGGGACTGTTCGCGGCGGGCGACCTGCGGGCGCAGCTCACCCGGCAGGTGACGACCGCCGCGGGCGACGGCACCACCGCCGCGATCGCCGCGGAGAAGTACCTCAAGGGGTTGAAGGACGAAGGCGGCGTGCCGATGATCGTCCGCACCGGCGGGTACGCCGTATGA
- the pyrF gene encoding orotidine-5'-phosphate decarboxylase: MAGVTVAADRAAPVPIVALDFGTIDDAMALVGEVGELCRFYKVGSELFTAAGPAVISELRGRGCDVMLDLKFHDIPNTVAGAVASVRALGVRILTVHAAGGDAMIRAAAEAAGSECHVFAVTVLTSMDGPAVAAAWGREPVDVRREVVRLATLARDAGAAGVVASGHEVEAIRSALGSSFPVLVPGVRLPDADAADQRRVITPGRAREIGADYVVLGRIVTAAAGRRDAMERVLRELASPLD; the protein is encoded by the coding sequence GTGGCCGGCGTGACCGTGGCGGCCGATCGAGCCGCGCCGGTTCCGATCGTCGCGCTGGATTTCGGCACGATCGACGACGCGATGGCGCTGGTCGGCGAGGTCGGCGAGCTGTGCCGGTTCTACAAGGTCGGGAGCGAGCTGTTCACCGCGGCCGGTCCCGCCGTGATCTCGGAGCTCCGCGGCCGCGGCTGCGACGTGATGCTCGATCTCAAGTTCCACGACATCCCGAACACGGTGGCCGGCGCGGTGGCGTCCGTCCGCGCGCTGGGCGTACGGATCCTCACCGTGCATGCGGCTGGTGGCGATGCGATGATCAGGGCAGCGGCCGAAGCGGCCGGAAGCGAATGCCACGTCTTCGCCGTGACGGTGCTGACCTCCATGGACGGGCCCGCTGTCGCGGCGGCGTGGGGCCGCGAGCCGGTGGACGTGCGCCGCGAGGTTGTGCGGCTGGCCACCCTCGCGCGGGACGCCGGCGCCGCCGGCGTCGTGGCGAGCGGGCACGAGGTCGAGGCCATCAGGAGCGCCCTTGGTTCGAGCTTCCCAGTGCTGGTTCCGGGCGTTCGCCTGCCGGATGCCGACGCCGCGGATCAGCGGCGGGTCATCACGCCTGGGCGCGCGCGAGAGATCGGGGCCGACTACGTGGTGCTAGGGCGGATCGTGACCGCCGCGGCGGGCCGGCGGGACGCGATGGAGCGGGTGCTTCGGGAGTTGGCGAGCCCGCTGGATTAA
- a CDS encoding MBL fold metallo-hydrolase, whose amino-acid sequence MKVETLAVGAFQENTFLVIDETKGESVLIDPGAEPERLIAAVEKSRATLTAMWITHAHIDHLGAIAGVKRRWPVPVYLHPLDLTLYRHAHTQAAMYNLPFDDPPPPDKELADGDTLEVGSLRFEVVHVPGHAPGHVMIHGNGVAFVGDCLFAGSVGRTDLPGSNGGHLTRSLEKITALDPATVLYPGHGPATTVGEELRSNPFLNGTARILA is encoded by the coding sequence ATGAAGGTCGAGACGCTCGCGGTCGGCGCTTTTCAGGAGAACACCTTCCTGGTGATCGACGAGACGAAGGGCGAGTCGGTGCTGATCGACCCCGGCGCGGAGCCGGAGCGGCTGATCGCCGCGGTGGAGAAGAGCCGCGCGACGCTCACGGCGATGTGGATCACGCACGCGCACATCGACCACCTCGGCGCGATCGCCGGAGTCAAGCGGCGGTGGCCCGTTCCCGTCTATCTGCACCCGCTCGACCTGACGTTGTACCGGCACGCGCACACGCAGGCGGCGATGTACAACCTCCCGTTCGACGATCCGCCGCCGCCCGACAAGGAGCTGGCGGACGGCGATACGCTGGAAGTCGGCTCGCTGCGGTTCGAGGTAGTGCACGTTCCCGGGCACGCACCGGGACACGTGATGATCCACGGCAACGGCGTCGCATTCGTAGGCGACTGCCTGTTCGCGGGCTCGGTGGGCCGCACGGATCTTCCCGGCTCCAACGGGGGGCATCTGACCCGCTCGCTGGAGAAGATCACCGCCCTGGATCCCGCGACGGTGCTGTACCCCGGACACGGTCCCGCCACGACGGTCGGCGAAGAGCTGCGATCGAATCCGTTTTTGAATGGCACCGCGAGGATTCTCGCGTGA
- the smpB gene encoding SsrA-binding protein SmpB encodes MTKQSSTSADPEKKSLARNKRALHDYHVVETWEAGLMLTGTEIKSLRTGQANMSDSYGVVRDGEVFLLNLHIPPYEQGNQFNHDPTRTRKLLLHKKEIKRMIGAVERQGLTLIPLELYFKRGKAKVALALGKGKKLHDKRADEKKRDDQREMARALRAR; translated from the coding sequence GTGACCAAACAGTCTTCCACCTCCGCTGATCCCGAGAAAAAGTCTCTCGCGCGGAACAAACGCGCCCTCCACGACTACCATGTCGTCGAGACCTGGGAAGCGGGGCTGATGCTAACCGGCACCGAGATCAAGTCGCTCCGCACCGGCCAGGCGAACATGAGCGATTCCTACGGGGTCGTGCGTGACGGAGAAGTCTTTCTGCTGAACCTGCATATTCCGCCCTACGAGCAGGGCAACCAGTTCAATCACGATCCGACCAGGACGCGGAAGCTCCTGCTGCACAAGAAGGAGATCAAGCGCATGATCGGCGCCGTCGAGCGGCAGGGCCTCACGCTCATCCCCCTGGAGCTGTACTTCAAGCGCGGCAAGGCGAAGGTCGCGCTCGCCCTCGGCAAGGGCAAGAAGCTGCACGACAAGCGCGCGGACGAGAAGAAGCGGGACGATCAGCGCGAGATGGCGAGGGCGCTGCGGGCTCGATGA
- a CDS encoding aspartate ammonia-lyase: MSKSPPTRTEKDPLGELQVPADALYGVQTLRAVQNFPISGITALPEFVVATVRIKKAAALTHKDTGRLEARLADAIVQAADEVLAGRHLDQFVVDVYQAGAGTSHNMNCNEVLANRANEILGGERGKYSPVHPNDHVNMAQSTNDVIPTAIRLACLAQLESLVGVFTALATALEAKGREFDEVVKSGRTHLQDAMPIRLGQEFTAYGGTLRRGISRVKEAAEYLRDLGIGGSAVGTGVNVEAQYPSLMVKHLREMSGLELRGGTDRVQLMQSMGDAAGFSAQLRVLALDLSKIASDLRLMASGPRTGLDEIRLPAVQPGSSIMPGKVNPSIPEMVNQVCFQVIGNDSCVAVSAEHGQLELNVMMPVIAYNVLLSVRILTTAARSLDERCVRGIEANAEQCAYWLERSAALATALAPEIGYARAADISKQSVKEGVLIRELVKREKVLPDERIDEVLDLRRMTEIGVPGGKDGAGPVG, encoded by the coding sequence ATGAGCAAATCGCCACCGACCCGCACCGAAAAGGATCCGCTTGGAGAGCTCCAAGTGCCCGCCGACGCGCTGTACGGCGTGCAGACGCTGCGCGCGGTGCAGAACTTTCCGATCAGCGGGATCACCGCGCTGCCGGAGTTCGTCGTGGCCACGGTGCGCATCAAGAAGGCGGCCGCCCTCACGCACAAGGACACCGGCCGTCTGGAAGCGCGGCTGGCCGACGCGATAGTGCAGGCCGCGGACGAGGTGCTGGCGGGCCGGCACCTCGACCAGTTCGTCGTGGACGTGTACCAGGCGGGCGCCGGGACCTCGCACAACATGAACTGCAACGAGGTGCTGGCGAACCGCGCGAACGAGATCCTCGGGGGCGAGCGCGGGAAGTACTCGCCGGTGCACCCCAACGACCACGTCAACATGGCGCAGTCCACCAACGACGTGATCCCGACGGCCATCAGGCTCGCGTGCCTGGCGCAGCTCGAATCGCTGGTGGGCGTTTTCACCGCGCTCGCCACCGCGCTCGAGGCGAAGGGGCGCGAGTTCGACGAGGTCGTCAAGTCGGGGCGCACCCACTTGCAGGACGCGATGCCGATCCGACTGGGCCAGGAGTTCACCGCCTACGGCGGCACGCTGCGGCGCGGAATCTCGCGGGTGAAGGAAGCGGCCGAGTATCTGCGCGATCTCGGAATCGGAGGCAGCGCGGTGGGGACGGGCGTCAACGTCGAAGCGCAGTACCCGTCGCTGATGGTCAAGCATCTCCGCGAGATGAGCGGGCTGGAGCTGCGCGGCGGGACGGACCGCGTGCAGCTGATGCAGAGCATGGGCGATGCCGCGGGCTTCAGCGCGCAGCTCCGCGTGCTCGCGCTCGACCTGAGCAAGATCGCGAGCGATCTGCGACTGATGGCGAGCGGTCCGCGCACGGGGCTGGACGAGATCAGGCTGCCCGCGGTACAGCCCGGCTCGTCGATCATGCCCGGGAAAGTGAACCCGTCGATTCCGGAGATGGTAAACCAGGTCTGCTTCCAGGTCATCGGCAACGATTCCTGCGTCGCGGTCTCAGCGGAGCACGGCCAGCTCGAGCTGAACGTGATGATGCCGGTGATCGCGTACAACGTGCTGCTCTCAGTGCGCATCCTGACCACCGCCGCGCGCTCGCTGGACGAGCGGTGCGTGCGCGGGATCGAGGCCAACGCGGAGCAGTGCGCGTACTGGCTGGAGCGCTCGGCGGCGCTCGCCACGGCGCTGGCGCCGGAGATCGGGTACGCCAGGGCGGCGGACATCAGCAAGCAGTCGGTTAAGGAGGGCGTGCTGATCCGGGAGCTGGTAAAGCGCGAGAAAGTCCTGCCGGACGAGCGGATCGACGAGGTGCTGGACCTCCGTAGGATGACCGAGATAGGGGTTCCGGGCGGAAAAGATGGCGCGGGCCCGGTCGGATAG
- a CDS encoding SDR family oxidoreductase, producing the protein MELTGKVALVTGAGRRVGRAIAEALAREGTRTAIHFNEARSGADELCAEIRARGGEADVFQANLLDVAASGQLVDEVVRRFGGLDVLINSAAVMLRTPFGEVSAEEWDSMFALNLRAPFFLSQAAARAMGWGGPEERQRDGAIINIADLAAYESWIGYVPHGISKAGIVRMTKSLAKVLGPRIRVNAVAAGAVLLPEGFSEAEAAHLAETAPLRRLGDPSDVSEAVLYLLRAEFVTGETLIVDGGRHAR; encoded by the coding sequence ATGGAGCTGACCGGGAAAGTCGCGCTGGTGACCGGCGCGGGACGCAGGGTGGGACGAGCGATCGCGGAAGCGCTCGCGCGTGAAGGCACGCGCACGGCGATCCACTTCAACGAGGCGCGGAGCGGGGCCGACGAGCTGTGCGCGGAGATCCGCGCGCGCGGCGGCGAGGCCGACGTGTTTCAGGCCAACTTGCTGGACGTCGCGGCGTCCGGGCAGCTCGTGGACGAAGTCGTGCGCCGTTTCGGGGGGCTCGACGTCCTGATCAATTCGGCCGCGGTGATGCTGCGCACCCCGTTCGGCGAAGTCAGCGCCGAGGAGTGGGACTCGATGTTCGCGCTGAACCTGCGCGCCCCCTTCTTTCTGTCGCAGGCCGCGGCGCGCGCGATGGGCTGGGGAGGGCCGGAGGAGCGGCAGCGCGACGGCGCGATCATCAACATCGCCGATCTCGCGGCGTACGAGAGCTGGATAGGGTACGTGCCGCACGGGATCAGCAAGGCCGGCATCGTGCGCATGACGAAGTCGCTCGCGAAGGTCCTCGGCCCGCGGATTCGCGTGAACGCGGTGGCCGCCGGAGCGGTGCTGCTGCCGGAAGGGTTCAGCGAAGCCGAGGCGGCGCATCTCGCCGAGACCGCTCCGCTCCGTCGGCTGGGCGACCCGTCCGACGTGTCGGAGGCCGTGCTGTACCTGCTGAGGGCGGAGTTCGTTACGGGAGAAACCCTGATCGTCGACGGCGGACGGCACGCGCGGTGA
- a CDS encoding PHP domain-containing protein, whose product MSQGPEQRDAGAGRSEIDLHLHSTASDGILPPAQVVEAANAAALSVIALTDHDTVAGVHEALVAGERLGVRVIRGVELSAHEDQRGREVHVLGLHVTRLDALEGELTELRDKRIERARLIVSRLCEIGVPISLEEVLRQSNGGAVGRPHIARALIQSGAVVDQREAFDRYLGQGRAAFVPKSLFLIQDAIRIIHEAGGLAIWAHPSHTARRERVERLVALGLDGLEVRHPSHSPDVSAGLEALCDFLGLVPSGGSDWHGPVGERTLGGQVVPREWLERQERLVASRVPASTV is encoded by the coding sequence GTGAGCCAGGGCCCGGAGCAGCGGGACGCGGGAGCGGGCCGGTCGGAAATCGATCTTCACCTTCACTCCACCGCGTCGGACGGAATTCTCCCTCCAGCGCAGGTCGTCGAGGCCGCCAACGCCGCGGCTCTCTCCGTGATCGCCTTGACCGATCACGATACGGTCGCCGGTGTGCACGAGGCGCTCGTCGCGGGCGAGCGACTGGGTGTGCGCGTCATCCGCGGCGTCGAGCTCAGCGCGCACGAAGACCAGCGCGGAAGGGAAGTGCACGTGCTCGGACTGCACGTCACCCGCCTGGATGCGCTCGAGGGCGAGCTCACCGAGCTGCGCGACAAGCGGATTGAGCGCGCGCGTCTGATCGTGAGCCGCCTGTGCGAGATCGGAGTTCCGATCAGCCTCGAGGAAGTTCTCCGCCAGTCGAACGGCGGCGCCGTGGGCCGACCGCACATCGCGCGCGCGTTGATTCAATCGGGCGCGGTGGTCGATCAGCGCGAAGCGTTCGACCGCTACCTCGGCCAGGGGCGGGCGGCGTTCGTGCCGAAATCGCTCTTTCTGATCCAGGACGCGATCCGGATAATTCACGAGGCGGGGGGCCTCGCCATCTGGGCGCATCCGTCGCACACGGCCAGGCGCGAGCGCGTGGAGCGGCTCGTCGCGCTCGGACTGGACGGGCTCGAGGTGCGGCATCCGAGTCACAGCCCGGACGTGTCCGCCGGATTGGAGGCGCTGTGCGACTTCCTCGGGCTGGTGCCGAGCGGCGGCTCGGATTGGCACGGCCCGGTGGGTGAGCGCACGCTCGGCGGACAGGTCGTTCCGCGCGAGTGGCTCGAGCGGCAGGAGCGGCTGGTGGCGAGCAGAGTCCCCGCCTCGACCGTGTGA
- a CDS encoding Rrf2 family transcriptional regulator: protein MRITTWAEYGVICTLHLAQRASVGPVTGRDIALKERLPADYVEQILLRLRRAGVVKSTRGAKGGYMLSRPPAKITMRDVIHASELETFDLHCVSHPVEEDRCSSAHNCSIRPVWLMLQRKIDDVLESVTLADLLHDEPTVRARVGLPILETV from the coding sequence GTGAGAATTACGACCTGGGCCGAATACGGCGTGATCTGTACTCTGCACCTGGCGCAGCGCGCGAGCGTCGGGCCGGTGACCGGCCGCGACATCGCTCTGAAGGAGCGGCTCCCGGCCGATTACGTGGAGCAGATCCTGCTGAGACTCCGCCGCGCCGGCGTGGTGAAGAGCACGCGCGGCGCCAAGGGCGGTTACATGCTGTCGCGGCCGCCGGCCAAGATCACGATGCGCGACGTCATCCACGCGTCGGAGCTGGAGACGTTCGACCTGCATTGCGTCAGCCACCCGGTGGAGGAGGATCGCTGCTCCTCGGCGCACAACTGCAGCATTCGTCCGGTGTGGCTCATGCTGCAGCGGAAGATCGACGACGTGCTCGAGAGCGTGACGCTGGCCGATCTGCTGCACGACGAGCCGACGGTGCGCGCGCGCGTAGGCCTTCCCATCCTCGAGACCGTATAA
- a CDS encoding FAD-dependent oxidoreductase: MTVAGGQAVDFLVVGGGIIGVSCAAALKRKYPDARVRLIEKDATLGSHASGRNSGVLHAGFYYSDSSLKARFSRDGCRRLTEYCVERDLPINRCGKLVVAQSEADHAGIDELKRRAEHNAVPVEEVDEAGAAEIEPRARTVGRALFSPTTASVHPGKVLTSLADDAMAAGVDMLTSTAYRRRVGDVVHTSTGSFPVRFVVNAAGLYADKIAHDHGLGRQYRILPFKGLYLYGDEGERLRTNVYPVPDLGNPFAGVHFTVPVDGRVKIGPTATPAFWREQYAWFSRFRFGEFAGIAAREVSLLARNDFGFRDLAIAEMRKYRRPRLVALAARLVPDIRPEHYRTWGPPGIRAQLFDVEKRQLEMDFVVQGDERSLHVLNAVSPAFTCALPFADYLVERVTELIS; this comes from the coding sequence GTGACGGTTGCCGGCGGGCAAGCCGTCGATTTCCTGGTTGTCGGCGGCGGCATCATCGGCGTCAGCTGCGCCGCGGCGCTCAAGCGAAAGTATCCCGACGCGAGGGTTCGCCTGATCGAGAAGGACGCCACTCTCGGGTCCCACGCGAGCGGGCGCAACAGCGGCGTGCTGCACGCCGGGTTCTACTACTCCGACTCGAGTCTCAAGGCGCGGTTCAGCCGCGACGGCTGCCGCCGGTTGACGGAGTACTGCGTGGAGCGCGACCTGCCGATCAATCGCTGCGGCAAGCTCGTGGTTGCGCAATCGGAAGCCGATCATGCCGGGATCGACGAGCTCAAGCGGCGCGCGGAGCACAATGCGGTTCCGGTCGAAGAGGTGGACGAGGCGGGCGCGGCCGAGATCGAGCCGCGCGCCAGGACCGTTGGGCGAGCGCTGTTCTCACCGACGACCGCGTCAGTTCATCCGGGAAAGGTGTTGACCTCGCTCGCGGATGACGCCATGGCAGCGGGAGTGGACATGCTGACCTCCACCGCGTATCGCCGGCGCGTCGGCGACGTGGTGCACACGTCGACGGGGAGCTTCCCGGTGCGGTTCGTGGTCAACGCCGCCGGATTGTACGCCGACAAGATCGCACATGACCACGGGCTCGGACGGCAGTACAGGATTCTGCCGTTCAAGGGCCTGTATCTGTACGGCGACGAGGGAGAGCGGCTGCGAACCAATGTGTATCCTGTGCCCGATCTCGGAAATCCGTTCGCCGGCGTGCACTTCACGGTGCCGGTCGACGGCCGCGTCAAGATCGGCCCGACGGCTACGCCCGCTTTCTGGCGGGAGCAGTACGCGTGGTTCTCCAGGTTTCGCTTCGGCGAGTTCGCGGGGATCGCCGCGCGGGAGGTATCGCTGCTCGCGCGCAACGATTTCGGGTTTCGCGATCTCGCGATCGCCGAGATGCGAAAGTACCGGCGGCCGCGGCTCGTGGCTCTCGCGGCGCGATTGGTACCGGACATACGGCCGGAGCACTATCGCACGTGGGGACCGCCGGGGATCCGGGCCCAGCTGTTCGACGTGGAAAAGCGGCAGCTGGAGATGGATTTCGTGGTCCAGGGGGACGAGCGTTCGCTGCACGTGCTGAACGCGGTATCGCCGGCGTTTACGTGCGCGTTGCCGTTCGCGGATTACCTCGTAGAGCGTGTGACGGAGTTGATTTCTTGA